The Metabacillus sediminilitoris genome window below encodes:
- the sufB gene encoding Fe-S cluster assembly protein SufB, whose protein sequence is MAKKAPEIGDYKYGFADKDVSIFRSERGLTKEIVEEISRMKEEPQWMLDFRLKSLEHFYNMPMPQWGGDMSSLNFDEITYYVKPSEKSERSWDEVPEEIKNTFDKLGIPEAEQKYLAGVSAQYESEVVYHNMKEDLEDLGIVFKDTDSALKENEDIFREHFGKVIPPADNKFSALNSAVWSGGSFIYVPKGIKVDTPLQAYFRINSENMGQFERTLIIVDEGAHVHYVEGCTAPVYTTNSLHSAVVEIIVKDGGYCRYTTIQNWANNVFNLVTKRAVCEANATMEWIDGNIGSKLTMKYPAVILKGEGARGMTLSIALAGKGQHQDAGAKMIHLAPNTSSTIVSKSISKQGGKVTYRGIVQFGRKADGARSNIECDTLIMDNQSTSDTIPYNEIMNDNISLEHEAKVSKVSEEQLFYLMSRGISEEEATEMIVMGFIEPFTKELPMEYAVEMNRLIKFEMEGSIG, encoded by the coding sequence ATGGCTAAAAAAGCACCTGAAATCGGCGATTACAAATATGGTTTTGCTGATAAGGATGTTTCCATCTTCCGTTCTGAACGAGGTTTAACGAAAGAAATCGTTGAAGAGATTTCTCGTATGAAAGAAGAGCCACAATGGATGCTCGATTTCCGTTTGAAATCTTTAGAGCATTTTTATAATATGCCAATGCCACAATGGGGCGGCGATATGTCTTCATTAAATTTTGATGAAATTACGTACTACGTAAAGCCATCTGAAAAATCAGAACGTTCTTGGGATGAAGTTCCTGAAGAAATTAAAAATACATTTGATAAACTAGGTATTCCAGAAGCAGAGCAAAAGTATTTGGCTGGTGTATCTGCACAATATGAATCAGAAGTTGTTTACCACAACATGAAAGAGGATCTTGAAGATCTTGGGATCGTCTTTAAAGACACTGATTCAGCGTTAAAGGAAAATGAAGATATTTTCCGCGAGCATTTTGGTAAGGTCATTCCACCTGCTGATAATAAATTCTCAGCGCTAAACTCAGCTGTATGGTCTGGCGGATCCTTCATTTATGTTCCTAAAGGAATTAAAGTTGATACGCCATTACAAGCTTACTTCCGTATTAACTCTGAAAACATGGGTCAATTTGAGCGTACTCTCATCATTGTTGATGAAGGCGCACATGTTCACTATGTTGAAGGGTGTACAGCACCAGTTTATACAACAAATTCACTTCATAGTGCCGTTGTTGAAATCATCGTAAAAGACGGCGGATATTGCCGTTATACGACGATCCAAAACTGGGCAAACAACGTTTTTAACCTTGTTACAAAGCGTGCTGTTTGTGAAGCGAATGCAACAATGGAATGGATTGATGGTAACATCGGTTCTAAGCTTACAATGAAATACCCTGCCGTGATTCTTAAAGGGGAAGGCGCCCGCGGAATGACATTATCGATTGCCCTTGCAGGAAAAGGCCAGCATCAAGATGCTGGAGCGAAAATGATTCACTTAGCACCAAATACTTCATCAACGATTGTTTCTAAATCCATCTCAAAACAAGGTGGTAAAGTAACATATCGTGGAATCGTCCAATTCGGTCGTAAAGCAGATGGTGCAAGATCAAATATTGAATGTGATACACTCATTATGGATAATCAATCAACATCAGATACAATCCCTTACAATGAGATCATGAACGATAATATTTCACTTGAGCATGAAGCGAAGGTTTCTAAGGTATCAGAAGAACAATTATTCTACCTAATGAGCCGTGGTATTTCAGAAGAAGAAGCAACTGAAATGATCGTAATGGGCTTTATTGAGCCATTTACAAAAGAGCTTCCAATGGAATATGCAGTTGAAATGAACCGTCTAATTAAGTTTGAGATGGAAGGTTCAATCGGTTAA
- the sufU gene encoding Fe-S cluster assembly sulfur transfer protein SufU codes for MSKHLNLDTLYRQVIMDHYKNPRNKGVLENSLTVDMNNPTCGDRIRLTLDLEDNVVKDAKFEGEGCSISMSSASMMTQAIKGKTLDKALELSKIFSDLMLGKEYDGDLDLGDIEALKGVTNFPARIKCATLAWKAMEKGVNHNKE; via the coding sequence ATGTCTAAACATCTAAACCTTGACACTTTATACCGACAAGTCATTATGGATCATTACAAAAACCCTAGAAATAAAGGGGTTCTTGAAAATAGTCTTACAGTCGATATGAATAATCCGACATGTGGCGACCGTATTCGCTTAACACTTGATCTTGAAGATAATGTGGTAAAGGATGCAAAATTTGAAGGAGAAGGCTGCTCCATTTCTATGTCATCAGCATCAATGATGACACAAGCAATTAAAGGGAAAACACTTGATAAAGCACTTGAGCTTTCTAAAATATTTTCTGATTTGATGCTAGGTAAAGAGTACGATGGTGATCTTGATCTAGGAGATATCGAAGCATTAAAAGGTGTAACAAATTTTCCAGCACGAATTAAATGTGCGACGCTAGCTTGGAAAGCGATGGAAAAGGGCGTTAATCACAACAAAGAATAG
- a CDS encoding cysteine desulfurase, translating into MEIHDIRRHFPILDQQVNGRDLVYLDSAATSQKPTAVIDALSTYYREYNSNVHRGVHTLGTKATDGYEGAREKVRRFIGANSIQEIIFTRGATTALNIVAQSYGLVNVKEGDEIVITYMEHHANVIPWQQVAKVTGATLKYIPLQEDGTIDLKDVEETVTSQTKIVSVAHVSNVLGTINPIKEIAAIAHRNGAIMVVDGAQSTPHMKIDVKELDVDFFAFSGHKMCAPTGIGVLYGKKALLEKMEPVEFGGEMIDFVGLQESTWKELPWKFEAGTPIIAGAIGLGAAIDFLEQLGLDQIEAHEHKLAQYALEQLSQVEGITIYGPKHRAGLVTFNIEDVHPHDVATVLDAEGIAVRAGHHCAQPLMKWLKVSATARASFYLYNTEEEIDKLVTGIIKTKEYFSNV; encoded by the coding sequence ATGGAAATCCATGATATTCGTCGTCACTTTCCGATTTTGGATCAACAAGTAAATGGCAGAGACCTTGTTTATTTAGATAGTGCTGCAACTTCTCAAAAACCGACAGCTGTTATTGACGCTTTGTCTACCTATTATCGTGAATATAATTCAAATGTGCATCGCGGTGTGCATACATTAGGTACAAAAGCAACTGATGGTTATGAAGGAGCACGTGAAAAGGTTCGCAGATTTATTGGGGCTAATTCCATTCAAGAAATCATTTTTACACGCGGGGCTACAACAGCGTTAAATATAGTTGCACAAAGCTATGGCCTAGTTAATGTTAAAGAAGGCGACGAAATTGTCATCACATACATGGAGCATCATGCAAATGTTATTCCTTGGCAACAAGTTGCAAAAGTGACTGGAGCGACATTAAAATATATTCCTTTACAAGAAGATGGTACAATTGATTTGAAAGATGTAGAAGAAACGGTAACTTCCCAAACAAAAATTGTTTCTGTCGCACATGTTTCAAATGTACTTGGTACAATCAATCCTATTAAAGAAATTGCCGCTATTGCCCATCGAAATGGTGCGATTATGGTCGTTGATGGCGCCCAAAGTACACCGCATATGAAGATCGATGTTAAAGAATTAGACGTTGACTTCTTTGCTTTTTCTGGTCACAAAATGTGTGCTCCTACAGGCATCGGTGTACTATATGGCAAGAAGGCGCTTCTTGAAAAAATGGAACCTGTTGAATTCGGCGGAGAAATGATTGATTTTGTTGGTTTACAAGAATCAACGTGGAAAGAGCTTCCTTGGAAGTTTGAAGCTGGAACCCCAATCATCGCTGGTGCAATTGGTCTTGGTGCGGCAATTGATTTTCTAGAACAGCTTGGTTTAGATCAAATTGAAGCACATGAGCATAAACTAGCTCAATATGCGCTCGAGCAATTAAGCCAAGTAGAGGGTATTACAATTTACGGACCAAAACATCGTGCAGGCTTAGTAACATTTAATATAGAGGATGTTCACCCTCACGATGTCGCAACAGTTTTAGATGCTGAAGGAATTGCTGTACGTGCAGGCCACCATTGTGCACAGCCTCTTATGAAATGGTTAAAAGTTTCTGCTACAGCAAGAGCTAGTTTTTACCTGTATAACACAGAAGAAGAAATTGATAAATTAGTGACAGGTATTATTAAAACAAAGGAGTACTTCAGTAATGTCTAA
- the sufD gene encoding Fe-S cluster assembly protein SufD: METNTFNQDYVTSFSKKLGEPDWLTELRLQALAKQADLPMPRPDKTKIDKWNFTNFKEHTVSGEKINSLNELTDVVKSLIDSETANQNLYVQINNTASYTSLSQELKDKGVILTDIHTAASEHSELVQKYFMKDGVKVDEHRLTAFHAALFNGGVFVYVPKNVEVAEPIQAVFVHDNPNTTLINHVIVVAEDNSSVTYVENYISTVEVEKGIFNIISEVFANTNAKVTYGAVDTLAKGITTYVNRRGVAGRDARIEWALGLMNDGDTISENVTNLIGDGSYGDTKSVVVGRGEQKQNFTTKVVHFGKHSEGYILKHGVMKDSASSIFNGIGKIEHGASKSNAEQESRVLMLSEKARGDANPILLIDEDDVTAGHAASVGRVDPVQLYYLMSRGIPKVEAERLVIHGFLAPVVRELPIEGVKKQLVEVIERKVR; encoded by the coding sequence ATGGAAACGAATACTTTCAATCAGGACTATGTCACAAGCTTTTCCAAAAAGCTTGGTGAACCGGATTGGCTTACAGAACTTCGCTTACAAGCTCTTGCCAAGCAAGCGGATCTGCCAATGCCTAGACCGGATAAAACAAAAATAGATAAATGGAATTTCACTAACTTTAAAGAACATACTGTATCAGGTGAAAAAATCAACTCTTTAAATGAGTTAACTGATGTAGTAAAGAGCTTAATTGACAGTGAAACAGCAAACCAAAATTTATACGTTCAAATAAATAATACAGCTTCTTACACATCTTTATCTCAAGAGCTAAAGGATAAAGGTGTGATCCTAACCGATATTCATACTGCTGCAAGCGAGCATTCTGAATTGGTTCAAAAATACTTTATGAAGGATGGCGTAAAGGTTGATGAGCATCGATTAACTGCTTTTCATGCAGCTCTTTTTAACGGTGGCGTCTTCGTTTATGTTCCAAAAAATGTAGAAGTAGCTGAACCAATTCAAGCGGTATTTGTACATGATAATCCAAATACTACACTGATTAACCATGTTATTGTCGTTGCAGAGGATAATAGTTCAGTAACATATGTTGAGAACTATATTTCTACAGTAGAAGTTGAGAAAGGGATCTTCAATATCATTTCTGAAGTTTTTGCTAACACAAATGCAAAAGTAACATATGGTGCAGTAGATACACTTGCAAAAGGAATCACAACATATGTGAACCGCCGCGGTGTTGCAGGACGTGACGCTCGCATTGAGTGGGCATTAGGACTTATGAATGATGGAGATACAATCTCTGAAAATGTGACAAACCTAATTGGTGACGGATCATATGGAGATACAAAATCAGTAGTTGTCGGCCGTGGAGAGCAAAAACAAAACTTTACAACAAAAGTTGTTCATTTTGGAAAGCACTCTGAAGGGTATATCCTAAAACATGGTGTTATGAAGGATAGTGCGTCATCTATTTTTAATGGCATCGGAAAAATTGAACATGGTGCATCGAAATCAAATGCAGAGCAGGAATCACGCGTGCTGATGTTAAGTGAAAAAGCTCGTGGGGATGCAAACCCTATTTTATTAATTGACGAAGATGATGTAACAGCAGGACATGCAGCTTCTGTAGGACGTGTTGACCCTGTTCAGCTTTATTATTTAATGAGTCGCGGTATTCCTAAGGTTGAAGCAGAACGCCTTGTTATTCATGGTTTCTTAGCTCCTGTCGTAAGAGAGCTTCCAATTGAAGGTGTGAAAAAGCAATTAGTTGAGGTTATCGAAAGGAAAGTCCGATAA
- the sufC gene encoding Fe-S cluster assembly ATPase SufC, giving the protein MAGSTLIIKDLHVEIDGKEILKGVNLEIKGGEFHAIMGPNGTGKSTLSSAIMGHPKYEVTSGSITLDGEDVLEMEVDERARAGLFLAMQYPSEISGVTNADFLRSSINARREEGEEISLMKFIRKMDANMEELEMDPDMAQRYLNEGFSGGEKKRNEILQLMMIEPKIAILDEIDSGLDIDALKVVAKGINKMRSEEFGCLMITHYQRLLNYITPDKVHVMMQGRVVKSGGPELAQRLEAEGYDWIKQELGIEDETVGQEA; this is encoded by the coding sequence ATGGCAGGTTCTACATTAATCATTAAGGATTTACACGTAGAAATTGATGGGAAAGAAATTTTAAAAGGTGTAAATCTTGAAATAAAAGGCGGAGAGTTCCATGCAATTATGGGACCAAACGGAACAGGTAAATCCACATTATCTTCAGCAATCATGGGACATCCAAAGTATGAAGTAACTAGTGGAAGCATTACTTTAGATGGTGAAGATGTGTTAGAAATGGAAGTAGATGAGCGCGCACGTGCAGGTCTATTTTTAGCGATGCAGTATCCAAGTGAAATTAGCGGTGTAACAAATGCTGACTTCTTACGTTCTTCAATTAATGCACGTCGCGAAGAAGGCGAAGAAATTTCATTAATGAAATTTATTCGTAAAATGGACGCTAATATGGAAGAATTAGAAATGGATCCAGATATGGCACAACGTTATCTAAATGAAGGGTTCTCAGGCGGTGAGAAAAAACGTAATGAGATTCTTCAATTAATGATGATTGAACCAAAAATCGCTATTCTTGATGAAATTGACTCTGGTCTTGATATTGATGCTTTAAAGGTTGTTGCAAAAGGAATTAATAAAATGCGCAGTGAAGAGTTCGGCTGTTTAATGATCACTCACTATCAACGTTTATTAAACTACATTACACCAGATAAAGTACATGTTATGATGCAAGGGCGCGTTGTAAAATCAGGTGGTCCTGAACTAGCACAACGTTTAGAAGCAGAAGGATATGACTGGATTAAACAAGAACTAGGTATTGAAGACGAAACTGTTGGACAAGAAGCTTAA
- a CDS encoding MetQ/NlpA family ABC transporter substrate-binding protein translates to MKKSLLAIILAIFTVALAACGGAADEGAEGGSEGDTKTLKVGASPVPHVEILEEAKPLLEEKGIDLEIVEFTDYVLPNKTLAEEELDANYFQHEPYLNSQIADNGYKFVNAGGVHIEPIGVYSKRHKSLEDLPEGAKIIMSNSVADHGRMLSMLEEKGLITLKEGVEKTAATIEDIAENPKKLVFEADIEAPMLTKAYENDEADAVLINGNYALEADLNPSEDAIALESPENNPYVNLIVVREGDEDREEIKTLIEVLQSKEIQEFIKTNYKGSVISAAQGE, encoded by the coding sequence ATGAAAAAATCTTTATTAGCTATTATACTTGCTATTTTCACAGTTGCTCTTGCGGCTTGTGGAGGTGCTGCCGATGAGGGAGCAGAAGGTGGTTCTGAAGGTGATACAAAAACATTAAAAGTTGGTGCTTCACCAGTACCACATGTTGAGATTTTAGAAGAAGCAAAGCCTTTGTTGGAAGAAAAAGGTATTGACTTAGAGATTGTTGAATTTACAGATTATGTTTTACCGAACAAAACGTTAGCTGAAGAAGAGTTAGATGCAAACTATTTTCAACATGAGCCATATTTAAATTCTCAAATCGCAGATAATGGATATAAGTTTGTAAATGCTGGCGGCGTACACATTGAGCCAATTGGTGTTTATTCTAAACGACACAAGTCTTTAGAAGATCTTCCAGAGGGTGCAAAAATCATCATGAGTAACTCAGTTGCGGATCATGGTCGTATGCTTTCAATGCTTGAAGAAAAAGGATTAATCACATTAAAAGAAGGCGTTGAAAAAACAGCTGCAACAATTGAAGATATTGCTGAGAATCCAAAAAAATTAGTATTTGAAGCTGATATCGAAGCGCCAATGCTAACAAAAGCATATGAAAACGATGAAGCAGATGCAGTTTTAATTAATGGTAACTACGCTTTAGAAGCTGATTTAAATCCATCTGAAGATGCTATTGCACTTGAATCACCAGAAAATAATCCTTATGTAAACTTAATCGTTGTACGTGAAGGTGACGAAGATAGAGAAGAAATCAAAACGTTAATTGAGGTTTTACAATCTAAAGAGATCCAAGAGTTTATTAAAACAAACTACAAAGGATCTGTTATTTCTGCAGCACAAGGTGAATAA
- a CDS encoding methionine ABC transporter permease — protein MLEQLLPEVKWEKVWEATWETIYMTSLSVVATFFLGIILGLLLFLTAKGNIWENKFINGLVAVIVNIFRSIPFIILIILLLPFTKVLVGTILGANAALPALIIGAAPFYGRMVEIALREIDKGVIEAARSMGAKSGTIIWKVLLPESMPALVSGITVTAIALIGSTAMAGVIGAGGLGNLAFLEGFNRGNNQVTLVATVIILIFVFIIQIIGDIITKTIDKR, from the coding sequence ATGCTTGAACAACTTCTACCTGAAGTGAAATGGGAAAAGGTATGGGAAGCCACATGGGAAACCATTTATATGACGAGTTTGTCTGTTGTGGCGACGTTTTTTTTAGGAATCATTTTGGGTTTACTGTTATTCTTAACTGCAAAGGGAAACATATGGGAGAACAAGTTCATCAATGGTCTTGTTGCAGTTATTGTTAATATATTCAGATCAATTCCTTTCATTATCTTAATCATTTTGTTATTGCCATTTACGAAAGTACTAGTTGGTACAATTCTTGGTGCTAATGCAGCATTACCAGCATTAATTATTGGTGCAGCACCTTTTTATGGTCGTATGGTTGAGATTGCTTTGAGAGAAATTGATAAAGGTGTTATTGAAGCGGCAAGATCAATGGGGGCAAAATCAGGTACAATTATTTGGAAAGTGTTACTACCTGAATCAATGCCAGCATTAGTTTCCGGGATTACGGTAACGGCGATCGCACTTATTGGATCAACAGCAATGGCCGGAGTAATTGGTGCGGGCGGATTAGGAAATCTAGCTTTCCTAGAAGGTTTTAACCGCGGGAATAACCAAGTAACATTAGTTGCAACAGTTATTATCCTAATTTTCGTGTTTATCATCCAAATTATTGGAGATATCATAACTAAGACGATTGACAAACGATAG
- a CDS encoding methionine ABC transporter ATP-binding protein: protein MITLQNVKKIYSTKAGNVTAVNNINLEISKGEIFGIIGYSGAGKSSLIRLLNGLEKPTSGSIHVAGSQIDAIGGAKLRKARLEISMIFQHFNLLWSRTVRENISFPLEIAGVKKTERLKRVDELIKLVGLEGRENAYPSQLSGGQKQRVGIARALANNPKVLLCDEATSALDPQTTDSILDLLVDINKRLGLTIVLITHEMHVIRKICHRVAVMENGEVVEQGDVLDVFRNPKQPITKRFVKQVTEPEETNEVVAHLLELYPKGKVIQLSFVGESTEKPLITNLIREFAIDINILQGKISQTQNGSYGSLFIHLDGEEQELNRALEYIYNQHVEVEVIANA, encoded by the coding sequence TTGATTACATTACAGAACGTTAAAAAAATTTATTCAACAAAAGCAGGTAATGTTACAGCTGTAAATAATATAAACCTTGAAATTAGCAAAGGTGAAATTTTTGGGATTATTGGCTATAGTGGCGCAGGAAAAAGTTCATTAATTCGTTTGTTAAATGGATTAGAAAAGCCAACAAGTGGTTCTATTCATGTTGCTGGTAGTCAAATAGATGCGATAGGCGGAGCGAAATTACGTAAAGCACGGTTAGAAATCAGTATGATTTTCCAACATTTTAATCTTTTATGGTCAAGAACGGTAAGAGAGAATATTTCATTTCCGCTAGAAATTGCTGGTGTTAAAAAAACTGAACGCTTGAAACGTGTTGATGAGTTAATCAAACTAGTTGGTCTAGAAGGTCGTGAGAATGCTTATCCTTCACAATTAAGTGGCGGTCAAAAGCAGCGTGTAGGGATAGCGAGAGCATTAGCTAATAATCCAAAGGTGTTACTATGTGATGAAGCAACATCTGCACTAGATCCGCAAACAACGGATTCTATTCTTGATTTACTTGTCGATATTAATAAAAGATTAGGGCTTACCATTGTGTTAATTACACATGAAATGCATGTTATTCGAAAAATTTGTCACCGTGTAGCCGTAATGGAAAACGGAGAAGTTGTTGAGCAAGGGGACGTATTAGACGTATTTAGAAATCCGAAACAACCAATAACAAAACGATTTGTGAAGCAGGTTACTGAGCCTGAGGAAACAAATGAGGTCGTAGCACACTTATTGGAACTTTATCCGAAAGGAAAAGTTATTCAATTATCATTTGTAGGCGAATCAACTGAAAAGCCTTTGATTACAAATTTAATAAGAGAATTTGCAATCGATATTAATATTTTGCAAGGAAAGATTTCTCAAACTCAAAACGGTTCTTATGGTAGTTTGTTTATTCATTTAGATGGTGAAGAGCAAGAACTGAATAGAGCGTTAGAATATATTTATAATCAGCATGTAGAGGTGGAGGTAATTGCAAATGCTTGA
- a CDS encoding SCP2 sterol-binding domain-containing protein, translated as MYVTTFISNFNKARFLTPLLLNQTLVVEIRPYQESSHFIEFTSNGAKKLVSPPKKIDFTLEGDEQDISEVLLHNVSLKQLIAFGKISIKGTYRTFLRVEAIIKLC; from the coding sequence ATGTATGTAACAACATTTATATCCAATTTTAATAAAGCACGTTTTTTAACCCCACTCCTATTAAACCAAACATTAGTTGTGGAAATTCGCCCCTACCAAGAATCAAGTCATTTTATTGAATTTACATCAAATGGAGCGAAGAAGTTAGTGTCACCCCCAAAAAAAATTGATTTTACTTTAGAAGGTGATGAACAAGACATCAGTGAAGTGTTATTACATAATGTTAGCCTTAAGCAGTTAATTGCGTTTGGGAAAATCTCTATCAAAGGGACGTACCGCACTTTTTTAAGAGTTGAGGCAATCATTAAATTGTGTTGA
- a CDS encoding thioredoxin family protein — MIEWEEKKIIIKNEGLMALYLYTPMCGTCQVARRMLTIVDELFPSLDIHSVNLNYFPKEAQELGVESVPCLLIFENGLEKERIYAFQSVSFLHELFTQYIQ; from the coding sequence ATGATTGAATGGGAAGAGAAAAAAATTATTATAAAAAATGAAGGACTAATGGCTTTATATTTATACACTCCGATGTGTGGAACATGCCAGGTTGCAAGACGAATGTTAACAATCGTTGATGAATTATTTCCATCACTGGACATTCATTCAGTAAATTTAAATTACTTTCCAAAAGAAGCTCAAGAATTAGGTGTGGAAAGTGTACCTTGCTTACTTATTTTTGAAAATGGTCTTGAAAAAGAAAGGATTTACGCCTTTCAATCAGTAAGCTTTTTACACGAGCTTTTCACGCAGTATATACAATGA
- a CDS encoding toprim domain-containing protein: MSFVEVEKVLIVEGKSDKQKVLNVLNEQIEIICTNGTISVTRLDELIDELFSKDVYILVDSDDAGDRLRKQFKREFPEASHIYIDRAYREVATAPDHHVASVLLSANIDVDAKFL; the protein is encoded by the coding sequence ATGTCGTTCGTTGAGGTTGAAAAAGTATTAATTGTTGAAGGCAAATCAGATAAACAAAAGGTACTAAATGTGTTGAATGAACAGATCGAGATTATCTGCACGAATGGGACGATAAGTGTAACAAGGCTTGACGAATTAATTGATGAATTATTTTCGAAGGATGTTTACATTTTAGTGGACTCAGACGATGCAGGTGATCGATTGCGTAAACAATTTAAAAGAGAATTTCCTGAGGCATCACATATTTATATTGATAGAGCTTATCGAGAAGTAGCAACAGCACCAGATCATCATGTTGCTTCTGTTTTATTAAGTGCAAATATTGATGTAGATGCGAAGTTTCTTTAG
- the gcvH gene encoding glycine cleavage system protein GcvH: MNTPKELRYSEEHEWVKVEGEKVRIGITDFAQSELGDIVFVELPEVGDEIKADEPFGSVESVKTVSELYAPISGKVVEINEDLDDSPEFVNESPYEKAWMIVIEPANVADVENLMTAEQYVEMTNED; the protein is encoded by the coding sequence ATGAACACACCAAAAGAACTTCGTTATTCTGAGGAACATGAGTGGGTAAAAGTTGAAGGAGAAAAGGTACGCATCGGTATTACAGATTTTGCACAATCTGAACTAGGTGATATCGTATTCGTTGAATTGCCAGAGGTTGGCGATGAAATTAAAGCGGACGAGCCATTCGGAAGTGTTGAATCTGTAAAAACGGTTTCTGAATTATATGCACCTATCAGTGGAAAAGTAGTTGAAATCAATGAAGATTTAGACGATAGCCCTGAATTTGTTAATGAATCACCATACGAAAAAGCTTGGATGATTGTCATTGAACCGGCAAATGTCGCTGACGTTGAAAACTTAATGACAGCAGAACAATATGTAGAAATGACAAATGAAGACTAA